The sequence CGAATTTTACCGCCTCCACCTCTAAGCCCATCTCGCCGACCTTGCCGCGGACTACGGGCTCAAAACCGTCCTTGATGCGCCCGGTATAGACCTCGCTTCCGGTAACGATCAGGTGGATGCGCCGCGCGGGGATAGGCAGGATGGTTACGATCGGTTTCTCCTTGCAGATCGCCTCGGCCCTCTTGATCAAATCCTCTTCCACGACCACAGGAATGGTCCGGGTCCCCGCCACGACATCGCCTTTTCTGACATATCGGTTGGCGGGTAGAGTCGCCAGGATCAGCTCGCCAAGATCGTTGAAGCGGTAGAGAAGATCCGCGTCAATCTTCAGCAAGCCGGAGATCTCCGCCACCAGATTAACCCGGCCCTCGACGGGATCGGTCAACGCGAGATGGGAGCCCGCCGCGGCCCGGGCCAGCCTGCGGGCGGCGTCCTCCTCATGGATTTCCCCCCCCTCTAACTCCATGACATAAATATGGGCCTTGCCGAGATCGAGAAGCCGGCTAACATCTTCGGGACGAATGACGTGGCCGCGCCGGAATGCGGGCCCCTTGTACTTACCGGGAACGATTTCGGTGATGTCGTGGGCCAGGGGGAGCCCCACAGCCTCTTCTACCGGTACAACCTTCAGCATAGACCTATCTCCCCAATCAGTTCTTTTACAACATCCACTTAATTTTTCTATCCCGCAAGGCCTCGATTCCCAAAGCCAATAGCCCTAAAGAGCTAGCCCTTTCGGGGGATTGACGAGTGATACAGTTGTTAGATAGAGTGATTCAACTGTTAAGCCAGGTCTATGTATGAAAGAAGGGTGTGGAGATGGTTGGTTGCTTCTGATCCACCAGATCCCTCCGAAACCGAATTACTTTAGAGTAAAGATCTGGCGGAGGCTTCAGCGGCTTGGTGCCGTGGCTGTGAAAAACTCAGTGTATGTCCTGCCGAAGAACGACCAAACCCTAGAGGACTTTCAGTGGGTTCTTCGCGAGATTGTGGAAGGTGGAGGAGAGGCCTCCGTTTGTGAAGCCCGTTTCGTTGAGGGCCTTTCTGATGACCAAGTGCAATCTCTCTTTCAGATAGCTCGTGATGCGGACTATAGCCAGCTTGCTGAGGAGGCTCGGCGCCTTTTAGAGACTCTGCCAGCCGATAGGAAGGTCAATGATGATCAACGGGCTCAGCTTGACACCAATCTTGTACGGCTCAAGCGACGCCTTGCTGAGGTTGTTGCTATTGACTTCTTCGATGCCCCGGGCCGGCTAGCGGCAGAAGGCCTGATCCAGGGCCTGGAATCTCCGTTGGGACGTACGGCGCCAGGGAAAACTGCGGTGGCCTCTGGACAGCGCCTGGAAGATTTTCGTAGCCGCATCTGGGTCACGCGCAAAGGAATTCACATTGACCGGATAGCTAGCGCCTGGTTGATTTGCCGGTTCATTGACCCAGAGGCTCTTGGGATGGCTTGAAGGATCCATTCTATCGTCAACAGAAGTGACTCAGGAGGATTAGAGATGAAAAAAAAGGCCTACTTTGTTGTCGTCTCGTTGCTCATCGGTGTTTTTTGCCTTGCCGATTTGACTTTGTCCCAGGAACATCGTCTGAATTTTGACAACGAAAAGGCAGGGGGACAGGCTTCGGGGCTTCTACCCCATTTGGGAAACTGGGAGATCAGGCGTGATGCCACGGCACCCAGTAAACCCAACATTTACGCTCAAACTTCGACTAAGAGTATTGAAGATTATTTCCCTTTAGCCTTTGTCCCCAATCTAGCCTATAGGGATTTCGTTGCGACGGTGAAGATTAAGCCAATCTCAGGGGAGATGGACCAATCAGGCGGAATCGTTTTTCGAGCCAACGGAAGCGACAATTATTATGTGCTCAGAATTGAAGCGCTAAGGGGCAGCATGGCCGTATATAAAACGGTCCGCGGGAAGCGAAGCATGATCGTATGGGCAAAAGCCGACATCAAGAGCAATCATTGGCAAGCTCTGCGAGTAGAGGTTAAGGGCGATAAGATTGAGGGGTTCGTGGACGGACAGCGAGTGCTGACACTCTATGACAGCACGTTCCTTGACGAAGGTAGTATCGGGATTTGGACGAAATCGGATGCGGTTACCTATTTTGATGACCTAACTATCTCTAAGGCAGACTAAGATAAGGAAGATCTCTCGATGCAGAAGTCGAATGGTCTTCTTTAGCCGAAAGAGGAGGGATCTATGAAAAAGAGGTATAACCTTGCATTACAGATTCTCATTGCGGTGGCTTTTTCCTCTACACCTTTGCAGGCACAGGACAAAGGAAGTGGCAAAGTTGTCCTACCCCTGGGCGCCGCGCAACCGACAAAAGCCATCCGAAGCGGCCAGGAATTTTTCAAAGGAGCGACCTTTGTTGGGGCCGACACCTGCAAGTCGTGCCATGCGAAGCAGTACGACGAGTGGGCCAAGACCTGGCATCGTAAGATGGAGCAGCTACCGTCTGCTCAGAGCGTCGCGGGAGAATTCGATAATATACCTCGCGTCTACAAGGACCTGGAGGTGGAGTCACTAAAGGAACCAAAAAAGAGGGAGAAGATAAGCCCCACGATCCG is a genomic window of Deltaproteobacteria bacterium containing:
- a CDS encoding molybdopterin-binding protein; translated protein: MLKVVPVEEAVGLPLAHDITEIVPGKYKGPAFRRGHVIRPEDVSRLLDLGKAHIYVMELEGGEIHEEDAARRLARAAAGSHLALTDPVEGRVNLVAEISGLLKIDADLLYRFNDLGELILATLPANRYVRKGDVVAGTRTIPVVVEEDLIKRAEAICKEKPIVTILPIPARRIHLIVTGSEVYTGRIKDGFEPVVRGKVGEMGLEVEAVKF
- a CDS encoding chromate resistance protein, giving the protein MKEGCGDGWLLLIHQIPPKPNYFRVKIWRRLQRLGAVAVKNSVYVLPKNDQTLEDFQWVLREIVEGGGEASVCEARFVEGLSDDQVQSLFQIARDADYSQLAEEARRLLETLPADRKVNDDQRAQLDTNLVRLKRRLAEVVAIDFFDAPGRLAAEGLIQGLESPLGRTAPGKTAVASGQRLEDFRSRIWVTRKGIHIDRIASAWLICRFIDPEALGMA